TGCGATCCCCGTCCGAGGCGACCCACACCGGCGTGCCGACGGGCGTCCCGTCCTTCTTGTAAGTGGTCAATAACGCGAACTTGCTCGCGCCCAGCTCATTCCAAGTCATAGGGAAACCGTAGGTCGCCGGGCACACCCGGACATCCGCTCGGCGACTCGCCCGCACGTACGCGCTGCGACGTACGCGGGGCGGGGCGCACCCACGCGCCCCGCCGACCGGTTCAGCCGCGATACTTGCGAAAGAAGGCGCGGACATCGTCGAGGAACAACGTCGGCTGTTCCAAGGCCGCGAAATGCCCGCCCGAGGTGTACTCGGTGAAATGCTCCAGGTAGCCGCCGGGGTTCATCACCCGCCGCATCAGCGGGCTGGTGTTGAAGATCGCCCACCCTTGCGGGACACCCGACGGCGCCGCCCACGCTATGCCCGAATGCGCGGTCTCCCAAAGGAATTGAGCAGCCGAAGCGCCGCTGCGGGTGAACCAGTAGATGCTGATGTTCGTCAGCAGCACATCCCGGTCGATCCGTTCGCCGGCAGGCTGCCCCGGATCGGTCCACGCCTGGAACTTCTCCGCGATCCAGGCCAGCTGCGCGATCGGCGAATCGGTGAGCGCTGCCGCGATCGCGTTCGGCTGCGTGGATTGCAGCACCAGGTACCCCTTCTGTTCGGCCCAACTCGCCCGCGCCTCCTCGATCGCGGCGAGGTCGTCCGCGCTGAGCCCCTCCGGGATCGGCAGCTGCTCGCCGACCAGCCCGAGCGTGCCCTGATCGCTGTTCACATGGGTCGCGATCACCCGTTCCGGATACACGGCGGCCAGCCGCGAGGTCACGCCCGCGCCGATGTCACCGCCCTGCGCCACGAACTTCTCGTACCCGAGCCGGGTCATCAGCTCGGCGAACGCGTCGGTCGTGCGGGCCAGCTCCCACCCGGTCGAGGCCAGCGGCGTGGAGAAGCCGAACCCCGGCAGCGACGGAATCACCACGTGGAACGCGTCCGCCGGGTCACCGCCGTACGCCGCCGGATCGGTCAACGGTCCGATCAGATCAACGAACTCCACCACCGACCCGGGATACCCGTGCGTGATCAACAGCGGCACCGCCCCCGCCACCGCCGACCGCACATGAATGAAATGAATCGTCTGCCCGTCGATCTCCGTAGTGAACTGGTCATACGCATTCAGCTTCGCTTCCTGCGCCCGCCAATCGAATTCGTCACGCCAGTACGCCGCCAACTCCGCGAGATAGCTCGGCGCGATCCCCCGCCCCCAATCCCCCTCGGTCCCCGGCACCACCACCGGCACCCGCGCACTGCTCAACCGAGCGTGCAGGTCATCCAACTCGCCCTGCGAGATCTCGATACGGAAGGGATGAATCGCTGTGTTCGTCATGGGCACCAGCCTCCACCCCATTGCGGAAGACCTGCTTCCGCAATACAAACCTTCTTCCAGATTCCTCGGTCGAGCGCGATGCTCAGAACTCACGCACTAGCCGGTGGCACCTCCGGCGGTGGCGTCCTGGGTCCATGCGGTGTCTCCCTCGCGGTCAGGACTGCTCAGGCCTTCTCGGTGGGCAACCCGGCGACAATGCCGGTCATCTGCGGCGTCACGCCGGCCGAAGGACTGCGGCCATCGCCGCATTCGTCTCGTCGATGTTCGCGGTCGGACCGCCGATATCTGCTGCGCTGCCTGAATCCGAGGCCGTGGGGCGAGCACCAGGACTGGTGGGTGGGGGCGCTGCCCCTTCTGCGGTTCCTCATCGGGTCGGCCGCCGCGGATAGAGCGGCGTTGACCTGGGCTTCGCCGTAGGCGCGACGCGACCGCCCGCTGGCATCGGCCGCCGCGTCGATGTGCCGGTAAAGCGCGGTGGGGGCCTATTATTCGGAGGTGACCTCGGATGCGCGGGCTCGGCCGGGGCGGCCTCGGGATGCTGAGAAGGATCTTGCTGTGTTGGGGGCGGCGCGGCGGTTGCTGGCGGAGGTGGGGTATCAGCAGACGACGGTGGTGGCGATTGCGCGGCGGGCCGGGGTGAGTGCGCCGGCGATTTATCGACGCTGGCCCAGCCGGGAGGCGTTGCTGGAGGAAGCGGTGCACGGACCCGGCGGGCATCCGCTGCCGGTGCCCACCGGTGATTTGCGTGCGGACCTGGGGATCTGGGTGCGGATCTTTCTCGCCCGAGCGGCGAGTCCGGCGGCGCGCGCCGGGGTGCCCGGATTGCTGGCGGATTCGCAGACCGAGGAGGCGCGCCGCAGGTTGCTCGCGATCGGCGCGCCGGTGCGCGCGGCCTTCGCTGAACTGCTCGAGCACGCGTTCACCAGCGGCGAACTGACCGAGCGGGCAGACCCGGATGTCCTGTTCGAAATCCTCTCCGGCACGACGACTTTCCACGCGCTCGTGCGCGGCGGTGATGAACAGGACGGATTCGCCGACGCGCTCGCCGCAGCGTTGTACGTCATTGCCGCGCAACGCGAAACCTGACGAGGCGCCGAGCTCACAGACCCCGGCTGACGAGCCGACAGCCAACTAGCAAACGAGCCATCAGCCCCAAGCCGACGGGCCAGCGAGCTGTCCAGCCCACGAGTAAGTCCCACGAACCACCGAGCCACGAGCTGCGAGCTGCGAGCTGCGAGCTGCGAGCCCACGCGACCAGCCGCCAGCCCACGCACCCACGCACCCACGCACCCACGCACCCACGCACCCACGCACCCACGACGAGTATCGCGCGCCACAGCGAGGACCCCCACATCTACTCCCCCGCCGAAAACCGCACCGCCCAACGAGGTTCCCGCCGCTCCAGATACGCCCGCACCCCTTCGACAGCGTCGGGTGAGCCCATCACCCGGTGGTGCAGTTCGGTTTCCAGTTCTGCCACCTGCTCTGGACCGAACCCGTGCCGGGCGGTGTCCCAGAGCAGTTTCTTGCACAGGGCCGCGGAGGTCGGGGAGACGTTGGTGGCGATGTCGTGTGCCAGGGTGAGGGCGGCAGGCAGGACTTCGGCGGCGGGCAGGGAACGGCTCGCGAGGCCGAGGCGTACCAGTTCGGGACCGTCGAGTTTGCGGCCGGTCAGCAGGATTTCGGCGGCGACGGCGGCGCCGGCGATTTGTGGAATCGTCCAGTGCGCCAGGGCATCCGGTACCAGACCGAAACGGACCTGCGGCACGGCGTAGGTCGCGTCGGTGGCGGCGATGCGGATATCGGCCTGCATCGCGAGGGTGCAGCCGATGCCGATGGCGTGGCCGTTCATCGCCGCGATCACCGGCTTGCCGAGATCGAACGCGGGCGGCACCACCGGTGACGCACTGAAACTCGGGTCAGCACTGGCCGCGAACGTGTCCGCGCCGCCGGACAGGTCCGCGCCGGCACAGAAGGCCGGTGGTGTGCCGGTGAGCACGACGGCGCGCACCGCGTCATCGGCGTCGAGGGCACGGTAGTACTCCCCCAACGCGATTCCCATCTGCTTCGTGAACGCGTTGCGGCGCTCGGGTCGATGCAGCGTGAGTATCGCGACGCCGTCTTCGACCCGGAGCAGGACCTCGCTCACGCGGCACCGCCCTGTAAGGCCCGAATCAGGTCCGCGACATGCGAATTCGAGACGGGATAACCGGGAAAGTAGCAGCACACCCGCTCGGCGACCGCCTCGAATCGGTCCAGGATCGACGCGGCGCAGTCCTCAGGCGTGCCGTGCACGGCGAGGGTGGTGAGCATCGTGTCATCGATCAGACTCGCCATGGTGGCCCGAGCACCTTGCTTGGACAGAAGATTCAGCTCGGGTTGCAGATCCGCCCACCCCTCGACCTCCAGCACGGGCCGATAGGCGGGCGTGGAACCGTAGAACGCCAGCAGTTCCCGCACCCCCGTCGCCGCGGCGGCCAACTCCTCGTCGGTGCGGCCGACGCCGACGATGACCTGCGGGTAGATCCGCAGATCCGCGGACGTCCGTCCAGCGCGGGCCAGACCGTCGGCGACGGCGGGCAGTGTCCGTTCCCGAAAGTGCCTGGCGCTGTTGAACGGCATCACCAGCAGACCGTCGGCGACCTCGGCCGCGGCCCGTGTCATCCGCGGGCCGAGCGCACCGAGACAGACTTCGGGCGGGCCGTACGGGTTCGGTCCGGGATCGAACATCGGCGGCATCAGTGTGTGCGTGCTGAACCGTCCCCGAAAGCGCAACGGCGACCGCCCTTCCCAGGCGTCGAAGATCGCTTTGATCGCGAGCACGATCTCGCGCATCCGCGCCACGGGTTCGGACCACTGTGCGCCGTAACGCTTCTCGATATGCGGACGCACCTGCGAGCCGAGACCGAGGCGGAATCGCCCGCCGCTCAGGGTTTGCAGATCGTAGGCGGTGTGCGCGAGATGTAAGGGGCTGCGCGGCAGCGCGATCGCGACATTGGACATCAGGTCGGTCCGCACAGTCGCGGCGGCCAGCGTCAGCGGCACGAAGATGTCGTTGGGACCTTCGAAGGTGAACAGACCGTCCGCCCCGAGGCCTACGAGTTCCCGCGCACGGTCCGCGACCTGCGTCAATCCTGCGTCCAACCTCAGATCGACCTTCATCGCATTCCCTCACCGCCGCACCCTACGCACAATTACGTTAGAGCATGTTACGTAATTGAGCCCGCCCGGACCTGACATCGGGGGCAAATGCGTTGCGCGGCACCCGTCGGGTGATCGACCATGCAGCGATGATCAACACGCGACGCCTCGCCGGCGACGACTGGCAGATCTTCCGGGACGTGCAGCTGGCCGGGTTGCTCGAAGCCCCCTACTCCGCGAACCTGACGCACGCGCAGGCCACCCAGCGCACCGAAACCGATTGGCGGCACAAGCTTTCCGAACGAACGCTGTTCATCACGACGGTCGACGACGAACCGGCCGGCCTCGCGGGCGGTGAACTCGGCGAGCACCCGGAAACGTCCACCCTGGTCTCGATGTGGGTCGCCCCGCAGGCGCGCGGTCTGGGCGTCGGCGACGCGCTGGTGCGCACGGTGCTCGAGTGGGCCCGCGGCCAGGGCCATCGGCGGACCCTGCTCTGGGTGCTGGACGGCAACGAACCTGCCGAGCGTCTCTATCTCCGGCACGGTTTCCAGCGGACCGGGCGGCGTCGAGCGATGCCCCGGGACGAGTCCCTGATCGAGGTCGAGATGGCACTCGACCTGGCGTCCGCCCCATTCGCCGCACGGTAGCCAATCTCACAAAGATCGAGGCAGCGCCGATTGCCGCCATACGGTAATTTACCTTTCCAAATGGCTGCGGGGATCCAAGGAGTCGGTATGCACTTCGGCGGGATGGCGTTGCTGGTAGACGACGTGGATGCGACAGTGGCGTTCTACGAGGCAGCCTTCGGTCTCGGACAGGTGTTCGCCGACAGCGACGGCACCTTCGTGGTGCTCGGCCGCGGCGGCTGGTCGGAGGGGCCCACCGCGCCCTATCTCAGTGTCGAACACCGGCGCAAGATCGAGGACTACACCGAACCCCGGCACGCCGACGGTTTTCGCGTGCTGCTCGAAACCGACGACGTGGACGACGCCTATCGCCGGGCGGTCGAGGCCGGCGCGCGCAGCGCTTTGGTCCCGACGACCCGCCCCTGGGGGCAGCGCGTCGCTGCGGTCATCGACCTGAACGACGCCATCGTGGAGATCAACGGACCCGTCACACCGGACTGACGGGCCGGAATCCGCACCCGCGCCTGCCGTTTCGCGACGCCGTCGGCCCTGCCGTCCTACCCTCGAGACAAGGGTTCCTCGACGCGCACGGGAGGACGCCGATGGTCGAGACCGCAGTGCTCATGATCGACTTGCAGAACACCTACATCGCCGACGACGGCGTCCGTGCCGCACTGGGCTGGCCGCCGATCTGGCGCCTCGACGCGGTCGTCCGCGAATGTGCCGAGTTGGCCGAACAGGCGCGGCGGCAACATTTCCCACTCATCTACTCCCGCATGATCGCCGGGCAGTCCGGCTTGATCGGCACCGGCCCGCGACCGCGCAGACATCTGCAGCACCGCCGCCATCTGGTCCCGAAAGTGTCTGCCGAGCAACGCGAGTGGAAGACCCGCATCATGGACGACGTCGCGCCGCGCCGCGGCGACGTGGTGCTCACCAAGACCAGGCACAGTTTCTTCGCCTACACCGAACTCGAGCCGCTGCTCCGCACTCTCGGCGCGCACCGCCTCGTCGTCGCGGGCTTGCAGACCAATGTCTGCGTCGAGGCCACCGTGCGGGCCGCGCTGGAACGCAATTTCGACGTCGCGGTGCCCGACGACGCGGTCAGCACGGACGGCCCCGCCCTGCACTACGCCTCCCTGGACGCCATGCGGGTGCTGTACGTCGAGGTGGCGCCGTGGCGGGAACTGCTCGCGCCGGACGCGCCGTGGGATCGCGCGTACACCACGCCCGACTACGGCCGCGATCCCGAATACTGGCGCAGCCCAACGGCTTAACGCACCGGGCCCACAACGAGGGCCGCAGCCGACGGCTGAGGCCCCTCGTGGTTGTACCGACCGGTGTCCGAGCCACTTTTCTCTGGGCCCCGGCCTCGATACAAAACACTCTCACATTTCCGGGCGTTCGGCGCACCGAGCGCGAGTGCAACTGTGACCAGCGGCGCATGTGCATCTGTACAGTCGGCCCACACGGCTCTGACCTGGGGAAATAGATGAGAGCTATCCGAGTGAATATAACGGAAAGATAACGGCTCGGCATGATCGTTTTCATATCGTGCCCTTTGAAACACGAGATCCGTTCTCCCGCAAACGCACTCGCGAAACGATCGAGAACCCGGCGGCGGTGGCAGCGGTCCGCCCGCACTCGGCTAACCTGGCCCGATGTTCTTGGCCCAGATTGTCGCTGCCCGCGTGCCGAGCCGAATGCTGTCGGCGTTCGTGCGCAACGCGGAGCTGCTGAAGTTTCTGACCGTCGGAGCGATCGCCTTCGTCACCACCTCGGTGCTGTTCTTCGGACTGAAATGGACCGTCCTGCACGGTAAGCCGGTCACCGCCAACATGGTCGCCGTGCTGATCGCGACGGTCGTGTCCTACGTCCTGAACCGCGAGTGGGCGTTCACCGCACGCGGCGGACACGAGCGGCGGCACGAGGCGGCACTGTTCTTCGTGGTGGCGGGCATCGGCATGGTGATCAACCAGCTGCCGCTCGCGGTGTCGAGCTACATCTTCCAGCTCCGCGCGCCGCACGTGTCGGTGGTCACCGAGAACATCGCCGATTTCGTCAGCGCGACGATCATCGGCACCCTGCTCGCCACGGTGTTCCGCTGGTGGGCCATGCGCAAATTCGTGTTCCCGCATCAGGTCGAGCCCGAGCTGGAACGCGACGGGGCGATTCCCGAGCTGCGTGCCTGACCTGCGCGTGGACCCGCACACGCTGATCACTGTGCCCGCGGGCACGGTGCGGCTGGCGGATCGGCGCACCCAACGCCAGTGGACCGTCGATATCGCGACCTTCCGGATCGGCGCGGTCCCGATCACTCAGGAACGCTATGCCCAGGTCACCGGGGAACGGCCGAGCAGTGCGCCGGGCGAGCGCAGGCCCGTCGACGGCGTCTCCTGGTGGGACGCGGTGCGCTGCTGCAATGCCCTGTCCGAACAGGAGGGCTTGCGTCCCGTGTATCGCATAGCCGACGAGGACATCGAGTGGGACACCACCGCCGACGGCTACCGGCTGCCGAGCGAGGCCGAATGGGAGTACGCGTGCCGCGCGGGCAGCACCGGCCCGCGCTACGGCCCGCTCGACGACATCGCCTGGTACCGAGGCAATTCCGGCGACCGGATGCACGAGGTCGGCGGTAAGCGGCCCAACGCGTTCGGCCTGTTCGACATGCTGGGCAACACCTGGGACTGGTGCTGGGACATCTACGACGCCGAGGTCTACGGCTCCTACCGGGTGCTGCGCGGCGGCGGCTGGTTCGACGAACACTGGAGCTGCCGGGCGGGGGTGCGCCGGCGCAGTCACCCGAGTTTGCGCCTCGACGATGTCGGCTTCCGGGTCGCGCGCACCATAACGCCCTGATCGGACATTCCCGACAGGTTCCGCCGTACGCTCCACGAAATCGTCAGGGCCGCACATACTGTCCGGGACAAGCATGGCTATCTCCCAGACAACGCGCCCGTGACATCGCATCCGGTGTCACATCGACCCTAAGCGAGCGTATTCATGGTCATCATCGCTGTGCACGACGCCCTCCTCGCCCAAATCGGTAACCCGACACCGGAAGCGCCGCCGGTTTCGGACAAGATCCTGCAGATGGTCCGCTACCTCACCTGGCTGGTGCTGCTGTCCGGGGTCTGCGGAATCACCTTCGCCGGTGGACGATTCGCCTGGGAGAAGTGGCAGGGCGGCGCGTTGGAGTCGCCGAAGATGATCGCGGACGCGATGATCGGCGGGGTGGTCGCCACGAGCGCGGGCACGATCATGAACGCGGTGGTCGGCAGTTGATCGCGGAAGGAAGTTTTCCGCGATTGCTGCGATGATCGACCGATGTTGGAGACCTCCGCACGATTGCTCCGGCTGTTGTCGCTGCTACAGCTGCATCGGGACTGGACCGGTCCCGCGCTCGCCGCACGACTCGAGGTGTCCACCCGTACCATCCGCACCGATATCGAGCGACTGCGGACCCTGGGCTATCCGGTGCACGCGACGCCCGGTGTCGCGGGTGGCTACCGGCTCGGCGCGGGCTCCGCGCTGCCGCCGCTGCTGCTCGACGACGACGAGGCCGTCGCGGTCGCGGTCGGGCTGGCCACCGCGGCGAACGGCGCGGTCACCGGGATCGAGGAAACCTCCGTCCGCGCGCTGGTGAAGTTGCAACAGGTGCTGCCCGCACGGCTGCGGCACCGGGTCGCCACGCTCACCTCGGCTACCGTGCACGCACCGGAATTCCAGCGCACCACCGTCGACGCCGCGGTGCTCACCGCCGTGGCGGGCGCGATCCGGGCGAGCGAGCAGTTGCGGTTCGACTACGAGACGCACGCCGGGACGCCGTCGCGGCGCGCGGTCGAGCCGCACCGGATGGTGCATTTCCGCGGGCGGTGGTATCTGGTCGCCTGGGATCCGGGACGCGCCGACTGGCGCACCTTCCGGGTGGACCGGATCGTGCCCAAGACGCCCAACGGTCCGCGGTTCGCGCCGCGCGAGATGTCCGAAGCCGAGATCGCTGACCGGGTGCAGCGCGGCGTCGGGGCCGCGACCTGGCGCTATCGTGCGACGGTGCGCATGGCCGCGCCCGCGCCGGAGATCCGGGCGAAGCTGCCGCCCGCGGTGTCGGTCACCGCGGACGGGCCGGATCACTGTGTGGTGCAAGCGGGTTCGGACAACCCGCGGATGCTCGCGCATTATCTCGGATTGGCCGACGTCGATTTCGAGGTGCTCGACGGTCCGGAACTCGTCGAGCAGTTGCTGGCGACCGCCGAGCGATTCCGGCGCGCGGCCGGTGCCGAGTGAAACGTCGACGCAGCACAATTCGATGAAATAGCGAAACCCGACCGGATCGGCACATTGGACCGATCGCGACCGGGTTTCGCTAGTCCGGCGATTACCTACTAGGGCTGGTTGGCGCCCGCGATACCGCCGATGATGCCACCGATGATGCAGCCGGGGATGGCCCCGATAATCGCGAAGATCAGCCCGATCAGGAAGCCGATCGCGCATCCTATCAATACGCCCGCGACGGTGGTGCCGGCGTCACCGATGAATTGCGGCGCGCCCAGTTCCGGGACCGCGGCCCCGACCGGCTGCAGCGTCAAAGTGGT
This genomic stretch from Nocardia brasiliensis ATCC 700358 harbors:
- a CDS encoding epoxide hydrolase family protein, encoding MTNTAIHPFRIEISQGELDDLHARLSSARVPVVVPGTEGDWGRGIAPSYLAELAAYWRDEFDWRAQEAKLNAYDQFTTEIDGQTIHFIHVRSAVAGAVPLLITHGYPGSVVEFVDLIGPLTDPAAYGGDPADAFHVVIPSLPGFGFSTPLASTGWELARTTDAFAELMTRLGYEKFVAQGGDIGAGVTSRLAAVYPERVIATHVNSDQGTLGLVGEQLPIPEGLSADDLAAIEEARASWAEQKGYLVLQSTQPNAIAAALTDSPIAQLAWIAEKFQAWTDPGQPAGERIDRDVLLTNISIYWFTRSGASAAQFLWETAHSGIAWAAPSGVPQGWAIFNTSPLMRRVMNPGGYLEHFTEYTSGGHFAALEQPTLFLDDVRAFFRKYRG
- a CDS encoding TetR/AcrR family transcriptional regulator, translated to MLGAARRLLAEVGYQQTTVVAIARRAGVSAPAIYRRWPSREALLEEAVHGPGGHPLPVPTGDLRADLGIWVRIFLARAASPAARAGVPGLLADSQTEEARRRLLAIGAPVRAAFAELLEHAFTSGELTERADPDVLFEILSGTTTFHALVRGGDEQDGFADALAAALYVIAAQRET
- a CDS encoding enoyl-CoA hydratase/isomerase family protein, which gives rise to MSEVLLRVEDGVAILTLHRPERRNAFTKQMGIALGEYYRALDADDAVRAVVLTGTPPAFCAGADLSGGADTFAASADPSFSASPVVPPAFDLGKPVIAAMNGHAIGIGCTLAMQADIRIAATDATYAVPQVRFGLVPDALAHWTIPQIAGAAVAAEILLTGRKLDGPELVRLGLASRSLPAAEVLPAALTLAHDIATNVSPTSAALCKKLLWDTARHGFGPEQVAELETELHHRVMGSPDAVEGVRAYLERREPRWAVRFSAGE
- a CDS encoding TIGR03617 family F420-dependent LLM class oxidoreductase translates to MKVDLRLDAGLTQVADRARELVGLGADGLFTFEGPNDIFVPLTLAAATVRTDLMSNVAIALPRSPLHLAHTAYDLQTLSGGRFRLGLGSQVRPHIEKRYGAQWSEPVARMREIVLAIKAIFDAWEGRSPLRFRGRFSTHTLMPPMFDPGPNPYGPPEVCLGALGPRMTRAAAEVADGLLVMPFNSARHFRERTLPAVADGLARAGRTSADLRIYPQVIVGVGRTDEELAAAATGVRELLAFYGSTPAYRPVLEVEGWADLQPELNLLSKQGARATMASLIDDTMLTTLAVHGTPEDCAASILDRFEAVAERVCCYFPGYPVSNSHVADLIRALQGGAA
- a CDS encoding GNAT family N-acetyltransferase; its protein translation is MINTRRLAGDDWQIFRDVQLAGLLEAPYSANLTHAQATQRTETDWRHKLSERTLFITTVDDEPAGLAGGELGEHPETSTLVSMWVAPQARGLGVGDALVRTVLEWARGQGHRRTLLWVLDGNEPAERLYLRHGFQRTGRRRAMPRDESLIEVEMALDLASAPFAAR
- a CDS encoding VOC family protein, with amino-acid sequence MHFGGMALLVDDVDATVAFYEAAFGLGQVFADSDGTFVVLGRGGWSEGPTAPYLSVEHRRKIEDYTEPRHADGFRVLLETDDVDDAYRRAVEAGARSALVPTTRPWGQRVAAVIDLNDAIVEINGPVTPD
- a CDS encoding cysteine hydrolase family protein, with product MVETAVLMIDLQNTYIADDGVRAALGWPPIWRLDAVVRECAELAEQARRQHFPLIYSRMIAGQSGLIGTGPRPRRHLQHRRHLVPKVSAEQREWKTRIMDDVAPRRGDVVLTKTRHSFFAYTELEPLLRTLGAHRLVVAGLQTNVCVEATVRAALERNFDVAVPDDAVSTDGPALHYASLDAMRVLYVEVAPWRELLAPDAPWDRAYTTPDYGRDPEYWRSPTA
- a CDS encoding GtrA family protein, giving the protein MFLAQIVAARVPSRMLSAFVRNAELLKFLTVGAIAFVTTSVLFFGLKWTVLHGKPVTANMVAVLIATVVSYVLNREWAFTARGGHERRHEAALFFVVAGIGMVINQLPLAVSSYIFQLRAPHVSVVTENIADFVSATIIGTLLATVFRWWAMRKFVFPHQVEPELERDGAIPELRA
- a CDS encoding formylglycine-generating enzyme family protein; this translates as MITVPAGTVRLADRRTQRQWTVDIATFRIGAVPITQERYAQVTGERPSSAPGERRPVDGVSWWDAVRCCNALSEQEGLRPVYRIADEDIEWDTTADGYRLPSEAEWEYACRAGSTGPRYGPLDDIAWYRGNSGDRMHEVGGKRPNAFGLFDMLGNTWDWCWDIYDAEVYGSYRVLRGGGWFDEHWSCRAGVRRRSHPSLRLDDVGFRVARTITP
- a CDS encoding helix-turn-helix transcriptional regulator; the protein is MLETSARLLRLLSLLQLHRDWTGPALAARLEVSTRTIRTDIERLRTLGYPVHATPGVAGGYRLGAGSALPPLLLDDDEAVAVAVGLATAANGAVTGIEETSVRALVKLQQVLPARLRHRVATLTSATVHAPEFQRTTVDAAVLTAVAGAIRASEQLRFDYETHAGTPSRRAVEPHRMVHFRGRWYLVAWDPGRADWRTFRVDRIVPKTPNGPRFAPREMSEAEIADRVQRGVGAATWRYRATVRMAAPAPEIRAKLPPAVSVTADGPDHCVVQAGSDNPRMLAHYLGLADVDFEVLDGPELVEQLLATAERFRRAAGAE